One region of Deinococcus sp. Leaf326 genomic DNA includes:
- a CDS encoding tyrosine-type recombinase/integrase, which yields MTLALYQGSLLAQTREWTNLHDEELRRRAVKAAADKDVDALISLTTAYLAHQGGSGVLTSPRTVEAYALGTRQFVEYATAQALSLLRPGRHDAQGYINALLAAGRKPAGVQLKVASAGCLYRALRWAGATEADPFRDTKVPKDRTPGIIKRPPYTEDELADVLEHADVHAKFLLFLTAHAGLRISEALALEWDDLDEVAKRLHVRSGKGRKGRVVAMSTSLARAARHYRGLYGPGGPDHTDGKRTTPSTHLFRYRHAMTARHHISKAFALAGVDFRGFHPGRKYAGTR from the coding sequence ATGACCCTTGCGCTATACCAGGGCAGCTTGCTCGCGCAGACCCGCGAGTGGACGAACCTCCACGACGAGGAATTGCGCCGCCGTGCCGTGAAAGCTGCGGCGGACAAGGACGTCGACGCTCTGATCTCCCTGACCACGGCCTATCTCGCGCATCAGGGTGGCAGCGGTGTCCTGACCAGTCCACGTACGGTCGAGGCCTATGCCCTGGGCACCCGGCAGTTCGTCGAGTACGCCACGGCTCAGGCTCTCAGCCTGCTTCGGCCAGGTCGCCACGATGCGCAGGGGTACATCAACGCCCTCCTCGCTGCTGGGCGCAAACCTGCGGGGGTCCAGCTCAAGGTCGCATCGGCAGGTTGCCTCTACCGTGCCCTGCGCTGGGCCGGCGCCACGGAGGCTGACCCCTTCCGCGATACGAAGGTCCCCAAGGACCGCACGCCGGGGATCATCAAGCGCCCGCCTTATACCGAGGACGAGCTGGCGGATGTGCTCGAACATGCCGACGTGCACGCCAAGTTCCTGCTCTTCCTGACGGCCCATGCTGGCTTGCGCATTAGCGAGGCCCTGGCGCTGGAGTGGGATGACCTCGACGAGGTAGCCAAGCGCTTGCATGTGCGCAGCGGCAAGGGCCGGAAGGGTCGAGTGGTGGCCATGAGCACCAGCCTCGCGCGTGCAGCCCGTCATTACCGAGGCCTCTATGGACCAGGCGGCCCAGACCATACCGATGGGAAACGGACGACGCCCAGTACCCATCTCTTCCGGTATAGGCATGCCATGACCGCCCGACACCACATCAGCAAAGCCTTCGCCCTGGCCGGGGTGGACTTCAGAGGCTTCCACCCCGGAC